In Xenorhabdus griffiniae, the genomic window AACCACGGATTATCGTCGTAGTTCATTTCGATGATGCAGGCATTATCTGGTGGTGTTTTGCGAAAACGTTTATCGGTCGAACTGCCATTAATTTCAGGGTTCCATGTTACCCAAATTTCAGAGCCTGCTTCACGTACTGTCGGGATTAGCTTTCTCCATGCAACTTCGGATACTGATTCAGCCTCGTCTATCCACGCTATCAGAATGCGGGCTTTGGATTTGATACTGTCGAGGTTATGCCGCAATCCCGCGAACACATACCAGACTCTACGGTTTCGGGTTCGGATATAGTTCTCACCCATCTCATAGTAGTTATCCAGCCAAGGCTCCGATTTGATGGCCTGCTTCACTTCCTCCATTGAGGATTCAGACAGCGAATTCATGAATTCACGTCCACAGAGGATAACGCCCTCAGTTCCTGCCTCGGCAAATATGTAACCACGAATAGCGCTCATCTTGGCAAATGAACGAGTCTTACCTGAACCGCGTCCACCGTATGAGCCGCGATAGCGATAATCACCACTGAACACCGGAATGAGTTTAGGCGGCAGTTCAATTCTCGCTGTCGTCATGTTGACCTCCGGCAACCAATACTATTTTGGCGGGGGACATTGAACCATCAGGGGAGCGGTGATCGATTTCTTGCTTATCGGAATAGCCATGTTTGGTTAACATCATCTTGGCAATTGTCGAATTAAAATCGCCTGTCAGCCCTTTATTGATGAGCTTATTTTCTTGCATGGCTCCTATGCCCTCTAAGATGTCCGAAAACTCACTTGACTGCTTTCCATATTCATATGCGGTTGAGCGTGCGATAGCCAAATAACAGGCCAATCCTGCAACACTGGGGATTAC contains:
- a CDS encoding DNA-packaging protein; this translates as MGQQTNQVGCPSKLNDELIAKAKKYLYGGYESVGDVIPSVAGLACYLAIARSTAYEYGKQSSEFSDILEGIGAMQENKLINKGLTGDFNSTIAKMMLTKHGYSDKQEIDHRSPDGSMSPAKIVLVAGGQHDDSEN